The following nucleotide sequence is from Apium graveolens cultivar Ventura chromosome 4, ASM990537v1, whole genome shotgun sequence.
AGGACAAAAAAATTTTCAAAAGAGAAATTTATATTGGAACGGAAGGGGTACTAGATTTGGACCAGCCCAATAAAACTAAggatataatatatatttttttttaaaaaaaaactaattGTTAAACAGCGATGAAAGTTTAAGAGcaaaattaattttgaaaaaaCAATTATTACAGGGGCTAAAAGGTAAGAGCGGCAGATATCTGGAATATTCGAATAGGATAAAGAAAAAAGTTAAAAAAGTGTGACTAGGACCAAACTCAAACCAAGGAGTTGGATAAGATAGACTTTCTCTCCGCCACTGGATAATGACTTTTCCTTTTTATCTCCCTAGCTTTTGTCTAATTAATCTCGTCTCTCTCCtcctcatctctctctctcttttctatatatacacacacttccTATCCATTCCACATATCTTCTATTCCAATACTCTCTCAAATTTAGCCTTCTAAACAACAACCAATCCAATCCTCAATTATATAGACGCAATATTTCCTGATTTTCGAGGAACAAAAACATGGCAGCTGTGGGTGGATTAATCGGTGGAACTGGCTCGTGTTCATCGAAATCAACATGTTTTCAGAAAGATTTAACTAGAAAAAAGAGAAATAATAATAGATACAAGGTTAATTGTATGTATAGTAATAGTCCTGTTTCTTCCGATCCTTACAAAACTCTCAAGATTCATCCTGGTGCTTCCGAATCCGAAGTCAAAAAAGCTTTCCGACGTCTCGCTCTTCAGGTACATAACTCGAttctcgataaatgaataatctcgttaattaattttttttccGATCTTAACATAATGAAGTATTTTTATAATCTCGGTATCTGTTACAGAAATGGGCcaatttttcaaaaattgttGATAAAAAATCGGTCAAAATTATTTGTTCGATTTGACAGATTTTCGATAAATGATCGATAACTCatccaattttttaaaaattgttcaATAAATCCCAAATGCGTACATTAATCGGATAATTAATCGGATAATTCTGATTTTTGAAATGTTGATAGattaataattatgtaaaataatatttttttaccGTATCAGCATGATGTACACAGTGTATTTATAATCTCGATAAATTTACGTGTTGCAGTACCATCCGGACGTGTGTAGGGGGAATAACTGTGGGGTCCAGTTTCATCAAATCAACGAAGCGTACGAGGCGTTGATGAATAGATTACGAGAAGAAGAAGAGGCAGTGGAGAATAATGAGAGGAGAATGTACGGTGGAGATGATGAAGATGAGCAGATGAGAGGAATGTACGATCCAGATTGGGACATGTGGGAAGAATGGATGGGCTGGGAAGGTGCGGGCATTCGTGATTATTCGTCGCATATTAATCCTTacatttgattttatttttaattagttTGGATGTATTTTAATTTATGGTGTGGTTCGAGTTTGAGGTTAAAATCGAACCGAACCGAACTGAACCGGCCAGCATGTTAATTGTATTCTCGTCATCATTTCGATCGTGGTTTATTGAGATTGATTTGGTGATTTAGGGGTTTATGTTTTTCTTCATGTTTGTAAATTCTTATAATCTTAATGCAAGTATAATTTATGACTTTTCTGAAGTTCTCGCACAATTGCTTGTTTTTAGGTCTCGTTTTTATCTCTGTGTGGAATAAATTAAATTTGGATTGAGTTGTATTTCGATATTTTGGACCATTATCAGTGTCATGTTAAGACAAATCGCGTCTTTATATTGTAATTCTAATTTGTTGTTCCTAATTATAATGAATATAATGtaatttttttcctttttttatgAACAAAAGTGTTAATTTAATAATAAAGAGTCATACATTATATATCGATACTGTCTGTTTTTAATAATAGAATTAtgtttctttttatttaagaAGAAACGTGTGAATTTAATAATAAAGAATTACACGGTATCAAATggtgtataatttttttaattatagaattggtaattttttaattaaatggTGTCATTACATATTTTACCGCTCATATATTCAATCTTAAAAGTTTTCATATTTAGATCGTGCATTCGTATAAAAAACTTATATTTAAATCATGTATTTATATTTAAAAGCCTCCGTACATAGTACTGTAATTTGTAGGTGCATCAATGTTAGCTAGCTTTGTTATGCAAAAAATTTGTCAAAACACACCACCTTAATTATAATGTTTGGATAatagaattttaaatttattactATTCGATAGTCACTTTACTTAAATatataatcaaatcaaatataCCCGGTATATTTTGTTTAACGCATAGTAAATATATGCAGGTTTTCCTTTGTTCCGAAAAATGTGTTTCCCTTCGTTTCGAAAAATATAGAGTCTATTTCCCTAAAAACTCTCGGCTCGTGGGTTGATGCCCAACAATacataaaaagtaaaaataagaatttaacaataatgtaaattgCTTTTTGGGTGGAGGCAAAGTATATCGTGTTAAAACAAAAGCCATTGGCTGGATGTGGTATTCGTGAAAAGAGGTTTAACTTGATTAGCGTACGTCGAAAGAAAATAGGACACGTTGCTGTCATTATTGTAATCAAGTCTATGGGCCCATATGTTTGTACTCATCATTAACGTCTCTTGTTTGAGAATAAAACCAGGGGCCAATTATAGCAGTGGTATTGCGTCCACGCAAAACCAGTCAGCTGAGTCATGTACTCCCTCCCTCGATCAGGATTTTTACGTTATTTGTACAGCGGGAATTGTGGGTTATTTTTGTGCATACAAATAGATTCATAATTATTAATGAGCTATTCAccaatattttataaatattttatcaaacacttaCTCTTACCGTGTACGGACACACACCGAAAAAACTCTTAAAATATTAGTTTCGTAAAAAATTACCGGAGTACTCTTTTAGACTCCTACTTCCCTTGTCTATCCCGATGAGAAAAATGTCAATTATAATAATTAcgtaattaaattttaaaatatttgtcaataaaatattgatataatgGTTGGGCACGTGTTTTTTTGTGGAAGGTTATAATTTTGATTCCTGACATGTGAAAATTAAAAACAATTACTATATGAGTATGCGTAGACTCGTATATTTTAAGAAGTATATTTATATTAACTAATATTCAATTGATTTCATTAAAACCCGATGATTCCGGTTATGATTTTAATTTGCAATTTTAAAAACCGAGAATATACAAATTCGATTTCTACTTCATTTAAAATCTGATCTAAACCGAACCGTGATTAGCTCCTTGTCTAAT
It contains:
- the LOC141717459 gene encoding chaperone protein dnaJ 8, chloroplastic-like, yielding MAAVGGLIGGTGSCSSKSTCFQKDLTRKKRNNNRYKVNCMYSNSPVSSDPYKTLKIHPGASESEVKKAFRRLALQYHPDVCRGNNCGVQFHQINEAYEALMNRLREEEEAVENNERRMYGGDDEDEQMRGMYDPDWDMWEEWMGWEGAGIRDYSSHINPYI